A region of Maribacter algicola DNA encodes the following proteins:
- a CDS encoding OmpW family outer membrane protein, giving the protein MKQFFITSAFVFISLITYAQDQKWSVEASYPLTFKTAPAIGEINEVLDLGAKYRFLNLGIFKLGTGINISYFREYDNFTYGSQSGDAFFDYKKNVVILQPKVFGEMEIPGFTRLKPQIGLGYSILFNNTYSNNNNDIVYDLPTSSDGGLNLNLGVSYNLTKRFYVQIQWDYLWMHYKGNTDLSGQSYSYSIRENLNIFKAGIGFRF; this is encoded by the coding sequence ATGAAACAGTTTTTTATCACTTCGGCTTTTGTTTTTATTTCTTTGATTACATATGCCCAAGACCAGAAATGGAGTGTTGAGGCCAGTTATCCTTTAACTTTCAAAACAGCACCTGCAATAGGGGAAATCAATGAGGTCTTGGATTTGGGTGCGAAATACCGTTTTTTAAATCTTGGTATCTTCAAGTTAGGCACTGGCATTAATATATCCTACTTTAGGGAATATGACAACTTCACTTACGGATCACAGAGTGGGGATGCTTTTTTTGATTATAAAAAGAATGTCGTGATTTTGCAGCCTAAGGTTTTTGGAGAAATGGAAATACCAGGTTTCACAAGGCTAAAACCTCAAATAGGATTAGGATATTCCATTTTGTTCAATAATACATATTCCAATAATAATAACGATATAGTTTATGATTTGCCAACTTCATCAGATGGAGGGCTAAATTTAAACTTGGGAGTTAGTTATAATCTTACAAAGAGATTTTATGTACAAATTCAGTGGGATTACTTATGGATGCATTATAAGGGCAATACAGATCTTTCTGGGCAATCTTACTCATATAGTATAAGGGAAAATCTAAACATTTTTAAAGCGGGTATCGGTTTTCGGTTTTAA
- a CDS encoding porin family protein, translating into MKYYHRYKRVIIIMALFLLSNLGVKAQEAHFGVKGGLNYSSIVGDLTDGLKFRFSGHGGIFVEIDFSEKFKLQPELLYSSQGFQYSTDLAAIQTNGSVGEENDFRTNVQLNYLMIPILGKFALNDRIDLEFGPQFGFLLNQVIKNKDLNQDSNLERRSSISGDFQLDYGAAVGLGLKLNDNFSVSPRFYIGLRNRLNALQGAQNYNAAIQLSLNYVFR; encoded by the coding sequence ATGAAATATTATCATAGATATAAGAGGGTCATTATTATAATGGCCCTTTTTTTATTGTCAAACCTAGGGGTAAAAGCACAAGAGGCACATTTTGGGGTCAAGGGGGGACTCAATTATTCTTCCATTGTGGGTGACCTTACGGATGGATTAAAGTTTAGATTCTCCGGTCACGGTGGCATATTTGTGGAAATCGATTTCTCCGAGAAATTTAAGCTGCAACCAGAGCTGTTATATTCTTCCCAAGGATTTCAATATAGTACGGATTTGGCCGCCATTCAAACCAATGGTTCTGTTGGGGAAGAAAACGATTTCAGGACCAACGTTCAGTTAAATTATCTTATGATTCCTATTTTGGGAAAGTTTGCCCTTAATGACCGTATAGACCTAGAATTTGGTCCACAGTTTGGTTTTTTGCTCAATCAGGTAATAAAAAATAAAGACTTGAATCAGGATTCCAATTTGGAAAGAAGATCTTCCATTTCCGGGGATTTTCAATTGGATTATGGCGCGGCCGTAGGATTAGGGTTAAAATTGAACGACAATTTCTCGGTTTCCCCAAGGTTTTATATCGGGCTTCGAAATAGGTTAAATGCACTCCAAGGAGCACAGAACTACAACGCTGCCATACAGTTATCGCTGAATTATGTATTCAGGTGA